One part of the Streptomyces sp. AM 2-1-1 genome encodes these proteins:
- a CDS encoding M4 family metallopeptidase, translating to MRLTHSRRTTATGALIAAAALVAVGVTSPAATATPAPAPAAPASGKVDPGALPKALSPAARAALIAEADAGKAATAKELGLGATEKLVVRDVVEDVDGTVHTRYERTLGGLPVLGGDLVVSSTAAGATESVAKASSATSAQLKAVGTVAGIAPAAAEKQALGAAAADGSKATAASRAPRKIVWLADGTPKLAFETVVGGLQEDGTPNELHVVTDATSGAKLFEWQGIETGTGNTQYSGTVTLGTSGTSGSYNLTDSTRGGHKTYNLNHGTSGTGTLFSGADDVWGNGVGTNTETAAADAHYGAAETWDYYKNVHGRTGIKGNGVAAYSRVHYGNNYVNAFWTDSCFCMTYGDGSGNAAPLTSLDVAAHEMSHGVTAATAGLVYSGESGGLNEATSDIFAAGVEFYSNTTADPGDYLVGEKININGDGTPLRYMDKPSKDGGSKDSWYSGIGSIDVHYSSGPANHFFYLLSEGSGAKTVNGVSYNSPTSDGLPVTGIGRDKALQIWYRALTTKFTTTTNYASARTGTLAAAGELYGTTSAEYTAVANAWAGINVGTRPGTTPPTGTVFTNSTAVSIPDNGAAVTSSITVSGITGNAPSTLQVGVDITHTWRGDLVVDLVGPNGTSYRLKNSSSSDSADNVVATYTVNASAQVANGVWKLKVQDIASSDTGKINSFKLTF from the coding sequence GTGAGACTCACGCACAGCCGTCGCACCACCGCGACCGGCGCTCTGATAGCCGCGGCGGCCCTCGTCGCCGTCGGTGTCACCTCCCCGGCGGCGACCGCCACCCCCGCCCCGGCCCCGGCGGCCCCGGCGTCCGGCAAGGTCGACCCGGGTGCGCTGCCGAAGGCGCTCTCTCCCGCCGCCCGTGCCGCCCTCATCGCCGAGGCCGACGCGGGCAAGGCCGCCACCGCCAAGGAACTCGGGCTCGGCGCCACGGAGAAGCTCGTCGTCCGTGACGTCGTCGAGGACGTCGACGGAACGGTGCACACCCGCTACGAGCGCACCCTCGGCGGGCTGCCGGTGCTCGGCGGCGACCTCGTCGTCTCGTCGACCGCGGCCGGCGCGACCGAGTCCGTGGCCAAGGCGTCCAGCGCCACCAGCGCGCAGCTGAAGGCGGTCGGCACGGTCGCCGGCATCGCCCCGGCCGCCGCCGAGAAGCAGGCGCTCGGCGCGGCGGCGGCCGACGGTTCGAAGGCCACCGCGGCGAGCAGGGCTCCTCGCAAGATCGTCTGGCTGGCGGACGGCACCCCGAAGCTCGCCTTCGAGACCGTCGTCGGCGGCCTCCAGGAGGACGGCACCCCGAACGAGCTGCACGTCGTCACCGACGCCACCTCCGGCGCCAAGCTCTTCGAGTGGCAGGGCATCGAGACCGGTACCGGCAACACGCAGTACAGCGGCACCGTCACCCTCGGGACGTCGGGCACCTCGGGCTCGTACAACCTCACCGACTCCACGCGCGGCGGCCACAAGACGTACAACCTGAACCACGGCACCTCCGGCACCGGAACGCTCTTCTCCGGAGCGGACGACGTCTGGGGCAACGGCGTCGGCACCAACACCGAGACCGCCGCCGCGGACGCCCACTACGGCGCGGCCGAGACGTGGGACTACTACAAGAACGTCCACGGCCGCACCGGCATCAAGGGCAACGGCGTCGCCGCCTACTCCCGCGTCCACTACGGCAACAACTACGTCAACGCCTTCTGGACCGACAGCTGCTTCTGCATGACCTACGGCGACGGGTCCGGCAACGCCGCCCCGCTGACCTCCCTGGACGTCGCGGCCCACGAGATGTCGCACGGCGTCACCGCCGCCACGGCCGGCCTGGTCTACAGCGGTGAGTCCGGCGGCCTCAACGAGGCGACCAGCGACATCTTCGCGGCCGGTGTGGAGTTCTACTCCAACACCACCGCCGACCCGGGCGACTACCTCGTCGGCGAGAAGATCAACATCAACGGCGACGGCACCCCGCTGCGCTACATGGACAAGCCGAGCAAGGACGGCGGGTCCAAGGACTCGTGGTACTCCGGCATCGGCAGCATCGACGTCCACTACTCCTCCGGCCCGGCCAACCACTTCTTCTACCTGCTCTCCGAGGGCAGCGGCGCCAAGACCGTCAACGGCGTCTCGTACAACTCCCCCACCTCGGACGGCCTCCCCGTGACCGGCATTGGCCGCGACAAGGCGCTGCAGATCTGGTACCGGGCGCTCACCACGAAGTTCACCACGACGACCAACTACGCCTCCGCGCGTACCGGTACCCTCGCCGCCGCCGGTGAGCTGTACGGCACGACGAGCGCCGAGTACACCGCCGTGGCCAATGCCTGGGCCGGCATCAACGTCGGTACCCGTCCCGGTACGACGCCCCCCACCGGGACGGTCTTCACCAACAGCACCGCCGTCTCGATCCCGGACAACGGCGCCGCGGTGACCAGCTCGATCACCGTCTCCGGAATCACCGGCAACGCCCCGAGCACCCTCCAGGTCGGCGTGGACATCACCCACACCTGGCGCGGTGACCTGGTCGTCGACCTCGTCGGCCCGAACGGGACCTCGTACCGGCTGAAGAACTCCTCGTCGAGCGACTCGGCCGACAACGTGGTGGCGACCTACACGGTCAACGCCTCCGCGCAGGTCGCCAACGGTGTCTGGAAGCTGAAGGTGCAGGACATCGCCTCGTCCGACACCGGCAAGATCAACAGCTTCAAGCTGACCTTCTGA